In a single window of the Penaeus monodon isolate SGIC_2016 chromosome 3, NSTDA_Pmon_1, whole genome shotgun sequence genome:
- the LOC119589327 gene encoding cuticle protein 18.6-like, protein MSLKAVVIAALIVGALADSLPRYSPPTPSYSPPTPVYNPPTPAYSPPAPAYNPPAPAYNAPAPSGPAQYDFNYAVKDDYSGNDFGHQESRDGYDTQGTFYVQLPDGRLQTVTYNVNGDSGFLADVSYQGEAQYPAQEPSRSYQPVPSPSYQPAPTPAYG, encoded by the exons ATGTCTTTAAAG gCTGTGGTCATCGCTGCCCTGATAGTGGGGGCACTTGCTGATTCATTGCCCAGATACAGCCCTCCTACTCCGTCCTACAGCCCCCCAACTCCTGTTTACAATCCACCAACTCCTGCCTATAGTCCTCCAGCTCCTGCTTATAATCCTCCTGCTCCTGCCTACAACGCACCTGCTCCTTCG GGGCCCGCGCAGTACGACTTCAATTATGCTGTGAAAGACGACTATTCCGGCAACGACTTTGGTCACCAAGAAAGCCGTGATGGATATGACACACAGGGGACTTTCTACGtccagctccccgacggccgcctgcagacaGTCACCTATAACGTGAACGGCGACTCTGGTTTCCTGGCTGATGTGTCGTACCAAGGGGAGGCTCAGTACCCGGCCCAAGAGCCTTCTAGGTCCTATCAACCCGTTCCTTCTCCATCCTACCAGCCTGCTCCCACCCCTGCTTATGGATAA